In Rhipicephalus microplus isolate Deutch F79 unplaced genomic scaffold, USDA_Rmic scaffold_18, whole genome shotgun sequence, the genomic stretch AGACGCACTTACTGGTGGACGATCATTAGGCCTGCTTGCATCGTGGCTGTCCCTGAAATGAATGTAACCTCACAAACATGAAATATTTACATTTCAGGTACAATAACTTTACCTGTTCTTTTCAATCACCCTTCCTGGGGTAATGAATACTGTCGGGGTGATGTGATGTTCTTTTTCCAGAACATCACTCAGTtctctagaaataaaaaaaaatattggtagTATGGTGATGAATAGCTGAATATAACCTGTACTCACTTTTCAAATTTGCAAGACGCCCTTCCACTTCAGAAAGAGTTATTTTTTCATTTGGTGCGTTTGTACGCCCGCTCGAGCCTTTTCTATTGGTTCTGTACTTCCAGTGGGCTACATGGAGATTCAAACTCTCTAGGAATCATTTCGGCAAGTGTTTGCCCAAGGGCCTTTTTTCGTGCTCAAAGAAATACATGCAAAAATACAATAATCAGAAACACAAAGACTTGGCATCTGTTAGAAACAACATGTATAGTTTAGACATGTGGTGCCTTTCGCAATTACTCTAAATAACACTTACCGAAAGCCACCCTTTTTGCCGACAATATCTTTAAGCTCCTTGTATTCGTTCATTAAAAATCTTGTTTTTTGCCCGCTCCACAGTTCAGGCTCTGGAGGATGTTCACTAGCTTGGCTGGGTGCCTCAAGTTGAACGTTTGACAAACGTTGACCAGCAAAGTCATGGTCATCATCACAGTTTTGTTGCTGTGGCCCATTGTCCTCAAAAACCAATGTGATTACTGTTCTATCGATAAAGAAAATGTAGCAAGAGTCATGCTtcaggaaggctttgttgctgaTTGAAAGGTTGCATGACGCCATTTCATTTGACAAAATCGTACATCTTGTAGGAAATAATGAAACCACAGATGTGCATGAAAGACAAAATATTAAAAGAATGTTATATTTTGCACCTTTAAATACTTGCCTTACTACGTACTAAATTTGGGGTAAGTGAACTGCTCGGGACTTGCGAGCATTATTTTGTtggtaaaaaacaaaacaatgttgTCATGTAGTAACCTTGTTTATGAACATATGAACCGCCATTTAATATACACAACATTGTGAAGATCGTgaatttattgaaataaaaaatactGAGGACCTAACAAAGAGCCACAACGTGAAGAATTGAACGATTTGAAAGGCTCCGCAAAAGACGACGGAAGGCAACGTCAAAACTGTTGACCGCGTACACGTGCTTGCGAGATAGTTCAGGGTTAACTTGCTTACCCAGAAATCTCTCTAACGTGGCCATTAAAACCTCTGAACATGCCCGTAGTAACATTATCCACAAGCAATAAAGCGTACACAATACGTCGCAGTTCACGTTTTTAAAGCCTTGTGAAACGGCCTTGTGTTAACAAATGCTGTTCACACGAGTGCCTGCAAAGTGATTGTGGTGCCAAAATATGCGAGATGCACATTACACGCCCGTCCGAGTACCAAGCAGCGCACTGGCATCCAGCCTAATTTGGTGTCGAAACGTTCACATATTTATTGAACTATATTATCACAGGCGCTATGAATAATAATCAGACAGCAGACTTAACAGGTGTAGGCCTACCTGGTGCACTGTAGGCAAAACCGTCGCCCTGTGGAAGTCGCCTTCCGTCTTTGCTAAGAATAGGTGTCAGGAGCGTTTCCACGCCGTCTACGTTTGTTCTCACCGCCATCGTCGATGCcagagctgctgctgctgcaatcgTCTGCTTGCGCTGCACCACGCCGGCACTTTACCGGCCCCACCACGACCAGGGGTGCAATAAAACGCGGGATAAAACGTGAACCAAGGCTGCACCTCTCTCGCACTTTTGAAACGAACGGTGGTGTGCAGAGGGCACTAGGCTGCACCGCTGAATCGAACGGTAGGGTGCAGCACTTCGTGAACTGGTTCTcgcggtgcaggtgaatcgaacggaccttagGTTTCACGGTAAAAgcagcttctttcaacctgttcagcacgacgcgtaaatgctcgacatgttcttcccagttgtttgagaagatggcgacatcgtcaaggtacggcagagcgaactcaaaGAGGCCATTAAGGACGCGGTCCATTAGGCCTGAAAAATAAAAGGGCACATTTTTCAATTCAAAGatcagcttaagtggacgatacgttcctAATGGAGAAACGAGTGTGGCATAACGGCTAGTGCGCTCCGtgaagggggacttgccaataccttcgcacgaggtctaacgtgcaAATATAGCTAGACTGTGGcacagtttctaccctctcctccagctttggtatcgggtaagtttggtctcgagttatgacGTTAATACGCCGATAATTGATgtatggcctcggatcttttcccggcacttgaaccaattgtagaggggatgtatagtcactctcgcccggtactatgactcccaactgcagcattttatcgatctcttCTTTGAtaatctgcttttgcacaggggaacatcgatacggcttgctacggattggcttctcacaagttagctcgatatcgtgttcaatctctgtcgtgtttccgggacggtccgaaaactcGTCTTCAAACTCGAAAACAATCtttttcaggtcctccttctggacttcacttaacctaggctctaggttcaactgcttcaagattacctccgatcccctttcgattacatcactagaagtcaaaatttctgctccctctt encodes the following:
- the LOC142785154 gene encoding uncharacterized protein LOC142785154; the encoded protein is MAVRTNVDGVETLLTPILSKDGRRLPQGDGFAYSAPVITLVFEDNGPQQQNCDDDHDFAGQRLSNVQLEAPSQASEHPPEPELWSGQKTRFLMNEYKELKDIVGKKGGFRELSDVLEKEHHITPTVFITPGRVIEKNRDSHDASRPNDRPPVSASQDAEPARPEDAAAAYSGSEEPAEHEDPAAAEEASSQPHKKRKRMDCTEERSKAKMSLLERLVTAIDRAAPKQRKTLLSIY